The Methylobacterium durans nucleotide sequence GAGGCCGGCTGGATCCATACGGGCGATCTCGCCACCCTGGACCCGGAAGGCTTCTGCAGCATCGTCGGGCGGATCAAGGACATGGTGATCCGCGGCGGCGAGAACATCTACCCGCGGGAAGTGGAGGATTTCCTCTACCGGCACCCGGCGATCCACGAGGTGCAGGTCTTCGGGGTGCCAGATCCCCGCTACGGCGAGGAGGTCTGCGCCTGGATCAGGCTCCGGCCCGGCGCGGAGGCGACCGCGGAGGACATCCGTGCATTCTGCACCGGGCAGATCGCCCACCAGAAGATCCCGCGCCACATCGCGTTCGTCGATGCCTTCCCGATGACGGTCACGGGCAAGGTCCAGAAATTCCTGATGCGCGAGGCGATGGTGCGGATGCTGACCGGCGAGGCGGCTCGGCCGAGTGGATGATCTTGCCACCGCTGGTTGCGCCACTATCTCGGCTGCCCGACCGTCACCAGGGTGCAGGGTTCCATGTCGGAGGAAGGTCTCGAACTGGGTGGGTTCGCGGCTCTGACCGCGGAGATCGTCTCGGCCTACCTGCGTGGCAATCCCGTCCCGCCGGAGGAGTTGCCCGGCCTGATCGCGCGGGTGCACGGGACCCTGGCCGGGTTGGGCAACGGCGGGGCCGCCCCCGCGCCTGCCCGGACGGCGACGAGGGCCGAGATCGAGCGCTCGGTGACGCCGGACTACCTCGTCAGCTTCGAGGACGGACAGCGCTATAAGACCCTGGCCCGTCATCTGCGGCGGAGGGGGCTGAGCCCCGAGGCGTACCGGGCGAAGTGGGGACTGCCCGTCGGCTATCCGATGATCGCGGCGACCTACTCGGCCCGGCGCTCGGAACTCGCCCGCTCGTTCCAGCTCGGCAGGCCGGACCGCGCTGGACCGGCGCGGCAGACCGGAGAAGACCCTGATCCGGGCCTCGCCGGGCACGCGGCCGCCGGGCTGCCGGTGGGCGGGGAGGCCGGAGACGAAACGCAGCGCGACGGGCCCGGCCGGGATGGCGCCGTCGCGCGGGCCGGGGCGCGACGGTAGCGGCGCAACCGAGCGGACGATCCGCGGCCCGGGGCCGCTTGCTCGACCCGAGGCGAACGGGATACTCAACCGTACGTTGAGCAAAACGGGACGACTCATTCTGCCCAGGCAGGCGGGAGGGCAGGCCGAGGTTTACATGTCATCAGAGAACCTGTCCGGAGGCGGACGGATCGCCGAGGACCGCTTCCGCCTCCTGATCCAGGCGGTGACCGACTACGCCATCTACATGCTCGATCCGACCGGCATCGTGGTCAGCTGGAACCCCGGCGCGGAGCGCTTCAAGGGCTACTCCGAGGCCGAGATCATCGGCCAGCACTTCTCCCGGTTCTACACGACCGAGGACAAGGCGACGGACCTGCCCCGGCGCGCGCTCGAGACCGCGGCCAGCGAAGGCCGCTTCGAGCAGGAGGGATGGCGGGTCCGCAAGGACGGAACGCGCATGTGGGCGCACGTCGTGATCGACCCCATCCGCGATGCATCCGGCGCCCTGCTCGGCTTCGCCAAGATCACGCGGGACATCACGGCGCGTCAGGCGGCGCAGGAGGCTCTGCGCGCGAGCGAGGAACGCTTCCGCATCCTCGTGCAGGGCGTGACCGACTACGCCATCTTCATGCTGAGCCCGGAGGGGATCGTCACCAACTGGAATGCCGGTGCGGCCCGGATCAAGGGCTATCGGGAATCGGACATCGTCGGCCAGCATTTCTCCCGCTTCTACACGGAGGGAGACCGGGCGGCGGGCCTGCCCGCCAGGGCCCTGGAGACGGCGCTCCGGGAGGGCAAGTACGAGGCGGAAGGCTGGCGGCTGCGGAAGGACGGCAGCCGGTTCTGGGCGAGCGTGGTCATCGACGCCATCCGCAACGAGATGGGGGCGCTCGTCGGCTACGCCAAGGTCACCCGGGACATCACCGAACGGCGGAGCGCGCAGCAGGCCCTCGAGAAGACCCGGGCCGCCCTGTTCCAGGCGCAGAAGATGGAGGCGCTCGGCGGCCTGAGCTCCGGCGTCGCCCACGATTTCAACAACCTCCTGACCGTCGTGCTGGGCAACCTCGACCTGCTGCGGCGCGCTCCCGAGGAGCGGCGCGCCCGCCTGATCGACAACGCCGTCCAGGCGGTCGAGCAGGGCCGCAGGCTGACGCAGCAATTGCTCACCTTCGGGCGCCGGCACGTGGTTCTGCCCGAAGTGGTGGACGTCAACCGGCTGATTCTCGGCATGGACGACATGCTGAAGCAGTCGCTGCGGGGCGATATTCACCTCGTCTTCGATCTCGCCGAGGGCGTCTGGCCGGTCGAGGTCGATCCCTCGCAGCTGCAGATCGCCCTGATCAACCTCGCCGTGAACGCACGCGACGCCATGCCCGAGGGCGGCCGGTTCCGGATCCGGACGGAGAACGCGACCGGTCCCGAGGCGGGTGCGGCCGCCAGCGTCGAGATCGCCGTGAGCGACACCGGCCACGGCATGCCGCCAGACGTGCTCGCCCGCGCGTTCGAGCCCTTCTTCAGCACGAAGGACGTCGGCAAGGGGACGGGCCTCGGCCTCCCCCAGGTCTACGGCTTCGCCCAGCAGGCGCACGGGTCGGTGCGCGCGGCGAGCGAGGTCGGCCACGGCACGACGTTCACGATCGCCCTGCCGCGCACGGACGCGCCGGCGACGGACGCCGAGATCGGCGCCCCGCGGCCCGACGAGATGCGTCGTCCGCTGCACATCCTCCTCGTCGAGGACAATCCCCACATCGCGGAGGTTGCGGTCTCGGTGATCCACGAGCGGGGCCACGCGGTCGTGAGCACCGCGAGTGCGCCGGAGGCGCTGCAGGTGCTCGCCGCGGGCCAGCGCTTCGACTTGGTCCTGTCCGACCTCGTGATGCCGGGCGGCATGAATGGGTTCGACCTCGCCCGGCAGGTGCGCCGCCGCTGGCCCGATCTGCCGATCCTGCTGGCGACCGGCTACAGCGATCAGGCCGAGAAGGCGATCAAGGACGGCTTCCCGCTGATCTCGAAGCCCTACCAGCCCGCGGCGCTGCTCGTGGCCATCGAAAAGGCGGCCTCTTTGGTCGCCCTGTCGCCCCGGCGGGACACGGTCGTCGCGATCACGCGGCCGGCCGCGGACGGACGCTGACGCCCGTCACCCCGGCGCGCGCCTGCAACGTTGAGGGGCCTGCACCGTTGTCCCCTATGGCTACCATCGCCGTCATGATCGCTACACCGGGGGACGTCGCCTTTTGGCGCACTCGTCGGAGAGGGACATCGCGCTCGCGGCCGAGTCGGTCCTGCGCAACTTCGATCCGGTCGTCCTGCCGGCCGCGATCTGGGTTCAATGCGCGGACCGCGAGGTGACCCTCCGGCTCACGGGCTATCTCACCGGGGTGCAGGAGGAGATGATCACGGCGTGAGGATGCGCGATGCATCCGCCGGGAGCAGGATTCGATCGTACGGGAGGCTGAGCGATGAAACTGACCGCAGAGGCCGCGAAAGCGCTGGCGAAGGCTTGGGCGACGCAGAAGGTGCACAAGCCCGCGAAAGACCAATCAGCCGGCAAGCCTAAATAGAGCTTACAGAGACGTCTGGCGGCGACCCGAACTCGGAAGCCGGCCCGGCCTACACCCGCCCGCCAGTTCAGGGCCCTCGGTTCGCGGGCGGCTGGTAGGCCTCGGCCGGGAGGTCGCGCGAGAGGCTCTCGCCCGTCGCACGGCCCGGGGCGGGACTCGGCATCAGGTTCGGGCCCGGTGGCTCGGCCGGCTTCAGGCCGTCCGTGATGTAGCGCTGCGGTCCGCCGACGCTCGGGACGGCCGGGGCTGCCGCGGGCGCCCCCGCCTCCGGGCCCGTCGGCGCGAGATAGCGCCGCCCGGTATCGGCCGGGCTCGGCTGCGGCGGCGGGGGCGCGGGGATGCGGGATTGCTCGACGGGTTGCGGCGGCGCGGCCGACCGCGGCTCGCTGCGCGGCGGAGGCTCGGCTTGTGCCGGGCGTGCGGCCTGGGGCGCCGGAGGGCGGCTCCGGGCCAGCGGGACCCGTGGCGGGGCGGGGCTCCGGCGCACGGCCGGGACGCTGCGGGCGCCGAGGCCCGCGGGCAGCGTGATGGCCATGCGCTCGACCGCGCCGACGAGGTCGCCGAGGCTCGCCCGCTCGGTCCGGCAGAGCCGGATCCGCAGCGACAGCGCCCGCCGCCCGTCCCGCCATTCGGGAAGCGGCCCGAACAGGGCGGATGGCCCGCCCGCCTGCGGGCCGGTGCGCGGCCTCTCGAACCATTGCCACGCGTAGAGGCAGTCCGGCCCCAGCGCCAGCCCGACCGGCCCATAGGCGTTGCGCCGCGGGGCGGCAAGCACCCGCATCGGCTGTCCGGGAAAGCGGACCGCGATCTCGCCCTCGATGCCGAACTGGCTCGGCTTGGAGAGCCGCGGCGGAAAGGCGAGCAGGAGGTCGCCAGTCTCGTTGCGAAGCGCGATCTCGGCGTGGTTGCGCCCATCGCCGCCCGCGAACTGGATGCGCTGGTCGAAGCCGTCGCGGACGGGAGTCTCGACGACCGCCGTCACCGCGCCGGCGCCCGGCAGATGCAGGGCCGGCGAGGCGCCTTGCGCGCGCGCAGGGCCCGCGAGCGCGAGGAGGAGACAGCAGGCCAGGATTCTGGCGGCGGGATCGCCTTTCCGGTGACGTCTCACGGCAGCGTCTTCGGATTCGAGGCGGCCCGCTCGGAGGCCGGCCGACCGGGCACCGAGAAGCGGTCGAGCTCCGGCTGGTTCTGGCGGCCGCGCTCGGCCTGCTGCTCCTGCCAGAGCGTTCCCTGCGGCGGCGGCGCCAATCCCTCCGGCTTGTCGAGGCCGTTGTCCCCGGGCAGCAGCGCGTAGCCGTAGCGCTCGTAGGGCATGGCGCCGGCCCCGGCCACGCGGCGCGCCACCAGGGGAGCCGGGTTGGTTGCCGGCTCACGGGCGTAGGTACCGGGCTGGACCGGCTCGGCCAGCTTCTGCTGGGTGGAGGCGGGCGGGAAGCGCAGCGGGTTGTCGAGGGACACCGCCAGGGGAAACTCGCTCCGCTGCACGGCCGGCGGCTTGGCGTCGGCCCGCTGCCCGACGCCGGCGGCGTCCGGGCGGGGCACCCGGCCGTAGGTCTGCGGCTCCGGCCGCGGCGCCGGAGCCGGCGCGGAGCGCGCCGGCTGAGTCTGGGCCGGCTCGCGCGCGCAGGGCAGGGGCGGCCCGCCCAGATCCTCGCGGAAGAGGAGGTCGACCACCTTGGGGAACAGCCCGTCGTAGCGGTTCACGGTCTCGAGATACGGGCGCTGGCGCTTCAGCCGCTGCTGGGTGAGCGCGTAGCCGAACACGGTGCTCTCACCCGGCATCCAGGCGACGGCGCGCTGGAACCATTCGAGGGCCGCCTCGAACTGGCAGGAATTGTAGGCGTACCAGCCGAGGCCCTGCGCGCCCTCGCCGGAGCCCGAGGCGATCACGACCTTCGCGTAGCGCTCGATGCGGGCGGGCTCGATGAAGGGCGGGCTCGGCAGCGTCAGCTTGCGCTCCAGGATGTCGATGAACAGGATCTCGTTGCCGACGAAGCGGTCGCGCCAGGCATAGGCGACCTCCTCGGCCTCGCGCAGCATGTTGAGTTCGCGGAGCGTGTGGGCGAGGCCGTGCGCGACCATGGCGTCGCCCCCGCGCGCGATCGCCTGCTTGAACCATTCGAGCGCCTCGCGGAACTGGCGGCGCTTGTAGGCATACCAGCCGAGGAGACCGGTCTGGCTGGGGTCCCCGACCTTGCGGGCATAGGCCTGGAAGGCGGTGAGGTCGGCGAGCGTCGGGGCCTGCGCCGGCTCGTCGTGCAGGAAGGCGGCGATCCGCGCCCGGGTGATGTCGAGGCGGATCGCGTCGAATTCCGAGCGCGCCTCCGCATCCTGCCGGCCCATGGCGATCAGGCGCTCGGCCTGGTCCATCTTGATGTGGGCCATCGCCTTCTGGACCGTGGCGAGGCGCGCGCCAGCATCGTTGCTGGCGTCGAGGACGGATTTGTAGAGGTTGAAGGCGTCCTCGGAGGCCCCGGTCGCCGCGAGCGCATCCGCGATGGCCCAGATGCTCTCGACGTCGGCCGGGTCGAGGGCGGACGGATCGGCCCGGTAGAGCGCGACCACCTCCTCGGCGCTGCGGCCCGCGAGCGCCTTGATGCGGTTGCGGAACTCCGCCCGGCGGAGCTTGCGCGCCAGTTCCTCGGAGGGCTGCCAACTCGCGTCGAGCGAGCGGCGCGCGGCGATCGCGGCGCGCAGATCCTCGAACCGGCCCGCGGTGAACAAATCCCAGAGGGGCGCCTCCTCGGGCGGGCTCGGCTGCAGGCTGTCGAGGTCGGCGGGCTCGGTCCAGCCCGGATAGAGCCTCTTCAGGCGGGCGATCTCCGCCCGCATCCGGGCGGTCTGCTTCTGCGAGGCGTAGTAGCGGAGCGCACTCTCGTCGACCATGCCGGAACTGCCCGACGTGTCCGGCTCGACGAGGATCGCCGGCGCCCGTGTGCCGTCGCCGTAAACGATCCGGGGCGGGGCCTCGGGCGCGCCGCCCGTCTGCGCCGTCTGCGCGGTGGCGGGACATGCGGCGGCGAGGGCGCACGCGGCGGCGAGCCCGACCAGGGGATGGCAGAGGGGCAGGGGGATCACCGAGTCACGCATGACGGGTAGCGCATCCGGGCCGCGATCAGCGCGAGGAGGTGCAGGGTGGTCGGATAGTAGTTCTGGTTGTCCTGTACCGCGTCCATCCCGTCGGGGAAGGGGGTGCCGTCCTGGGCGCAGGCGACGAGGGCCGACAGCGCGACGTAGCCGGGCTCCGTCAGCCACTCGACGGGCCGTCCGTTGGCGGTGTCGACGATCGGCAGCCGCTCACGGTCGAGCCCGCCCCAGAGGCTGCGGAAGGGCGCGAGATCCTCGGGCCGCCCGGCCCCCGCCCAGGCAAGGTAGAGCGGGATGCGGATCGCGTTGTAGGAGAACAGGGCCGGAAAGCCGTCCGCCGGTCGCGGGGCGTCCTTGGCCGAGATCCACTCGGTCGGCAGACCGCTCGGCCCGAAGCGGGCCTGCCGCAGGATGTCGACGCCGCTGCGGATCACGGCCGCCCAATCGTATTCGGGGGCGACAATGGGCAGGCGCTGGAAGGCGGGGAAGACCCAGTAGGACAGGTTCAGCAACGGCCCGTCGGCGCGCTCGCGGGCCGAGAAGCCCGAGACCGCCGGCAGGACGAGGGGCCCGTGCGGGTCCTTGAACAGGATCGCCTTGCGCCCGAACTCCACCGCCATCCGCCGCGCGGCCGTGCGGTAACTCGCCTCGCCCCAGGCCTCGGCCGCCTCGGTCAGCGCCCAGGCGACCAGGATGTCGCCGTCTGTGGCGTTGTTCATGTCGGCGATCGCGGGCCGGTGGTCCGGCGTCCAGCGCCAAGCCAGCAATGCGTCGGAGCGCACCATCAGGTTGGCGCGCGTCCAGCCCCAGATCCGCTCGAAACTCGCCCGGTCGCTGGCCGCCACCGCGAGCAGCATGCCGTAGCCCTGGCCCTCGCTGTGGCTGATCTGCCCGTTCGCCGTGTCGATCACGCGGCCCTGCTCTGTGACGAAGCGGGCCCGGTAGGCGCGCCAGCCCGGGTGGTCGCCGAGCGTGCCGGCGAGCGGGAGGCCGGCGGCCGGGGGCGACGGGCTGTCCGGGCGGGGCGTGCTGGGCTGGGCGGTCGCGGGGGGCACGGCACCGGTCTCCGGCTGCTGGGCCCGCGCCGGCGCGAGCGCGAGGGCGGTGAGTGCGAGCGCGGCGGCAAGGATCGATCCGCGGCGGCGCGCGCCTCCGGTGCGGGCCGTCATGAATTCTTCCTGCCGAGCTGGCGCACGAGGCTCGTCGTGGCGAGGCCGAGGCAGAGCGCCATCAGCAGCGTCATGCCGACATAATAGGCCGGATTGAGGGAGAGCCACGCGGCCGAGACCAGCCGGAAGTTCGGCAGCGTCCAGGGTTGCGTCTCGACGAGATCGACCTGATCCGGCTGGACGATGCTGAGGCTGCCGTCCGAAGCGTCCAGGAAGGCGGCCCGCCCGACGAGGCGGGTCCATACGACGGGATCAACGAGGCAGGAGACGGAGGCCTTCAGCATCGAGGCGTTCGGGGCGGTGACCAGCACGATCCGGCCGCCGAGCTGCCCGGCGGCCCCTTCAGCAAGGACGAGGGAGGCGCGCGGATCGACCGGGACGGCCTCGCCCTCCGTGGGCCAGCGCAGCCAGTCCCGCATCGCCTCCCGGGCCTCCGAACCCCGCCGGACGACTTCGTCCCGGGCGCCGTCGAGGATCGTCCCGACCGAACCCGGTCCCCGCAGGTTCTCGCCCCAGCGCGCGAGCGGATCCTGACCGGCCGGGGCGGGCGCAGGCGTGGGGGCCGTCGCGGGAGCAGGCGCGGGGGGAGCGGCGGCGGCCGAGGCGACGCGCAGCGGCATGGTCGCGGGTGGGAGCGCGCAGCGCATCGGCAGGTTTCGCCGCATCCGGTCGAGGGTCAGCACGCCCTCCGCGCCGAACTGGCCGGGCGTCGCCACTGTCTCGGCGCGACCCTCCCAGATCCGCCGGACCTGATCGGGATCGAGGCCGACGGATGCGATCGTCAGCGGGCTCAGCGCGCGCGCCGGGGCGACCACGAGGCTGATGGCCCCGTCGGCCGAGCGCTCGTCCGACGTCACCTCGAAGTCGATGACGCGCTTGGCCGCGATGGCGAGCCGGGCCGCCAGCATGGCGGCGGCGTCCGCCGAATCCCGGTCGGGCGTCGGCAGGACGAGGCGCGGGCGGATGCCCTCCGCCACGAAGGGCACCGCGCCGCCCTTGATGGCGGAAAGATCGGGGCTGCGGGCGGCGCGGGCGAGAGCGGGCACCTCGATACGCGTCCGGTCGAGGAACAGGAACCGGGCCTGCCGGGCGCTCGGCGCGAGCGTGTCGCAGGCGCGGTCGGAGGCCGTCGGCAGGTGCGCCGAGATCTCGACGCGGTTCAGCCCCGGCCGCCACAGGCTCAAGGGGAGGGGAATGGCGCTGTCCTCGAACACCTCGCCGCGGGCGTAGGGCAGCGGCACACTGGCGGCGTTGCGCCCGTTGATGTCGACGACGATCTGTGCGCTCGGCTCGAGCCCGGCCGCGTAGCCGCCGGCGAGGTGCAGCATCACCTTGCCGTAATCGGCCGGGACGAAATCGGCCGGGAAGCGGATCTCGAAGCCGACCCGCAGCAGCCGACCGTTGAACTCCCGGGTTGCGACCCCGAGGCGGTCAAGGGTGAGGCTCTCGCCGCCCGAGACGCTGTAGCCCCGGGTCAGGCTGGCGAGCCGCGTCCCCGCGGGCGTGCCCGCCGCGTCCCCGGTGGCCGCGAGCGTCGCGATGGCTTGGCGGATATCGGCGTCGTTCGCCCCGGCGACGACGAGGACCGGCGCCCGGTTCGCCCGCGGCGGAAGGAGCGCGAGCTTCGGCCCGGTGATCGGCCCCAGTTCCTCGACGCCCTCGACCCCGCGGATCTCAGCCGCCGTGCCGACGACGAGGTTGACCCCGGTGCGCCCGGAGAGCGGCGGCCCGAACGTCACGGCCGGCCGCGCGAGCCGCCCGACGAGGGCCACCGCCTGCACCGCGCCGATCATGCGCTCCAGGCGCTCCAGGCTCGGCTTCTCGGTAAGGACGATGCCGACCGGTAGCGCCCCGCTCTCATCGGGCTCCAGGGCCGCGAGGGATCGGAGGTCGAGGTCGGAGGCCGGCGCCACCACGAGCCCCGAGCGGGACGGGTCGATCTGCGTCCAGAGCTCGTAGGTCGCCCCGGTCGAGCAATCGACCCGGTGGCGCTGGCTCGCCATGAAGCTCACCGCGTTGTAGCCGCCCTTGAGCAGCCCCTCGGGTAGTGTGAACTCCACCACCTTCACGGCGCCGGGGGCCTGGATCCGGGTCCAGCCGACCTTGGTGCCGTTGACGAGGCCGGTCAGTTCGGAGACCTCGGGCGCGACCGAGATCGCGGACAGGTAGGAGACCCGCAGGCGCGCCGGCCCGCGGGCCTGAGCCTCGGTCAGGAAGACCGGGAATTGCAGGGTGTCCTCCTCGCCCGCGAGGCGGAAGCCCCGGGTTCCGGCGGGAAAGCGCCGGGCCGCCGCGATGGTGGCTTGGACGGAAAGACGCCGCGCGGCCTCGGAGCCCGCATCGGGGCGCGGCGCCGGGGCCGCCTCCGGCCGGGGCGCGGGAGGCGGGGAGCGGATGGCGTCGCCCGCGGGCGGGACCGTGAGCCGCTCGGCCGGCCCCGCCCCGAGGAAGCTCTGCGCCCGCGCCGTGAGGGCCGGACCGGCGCAGGCGAGGACGAGGGCGGCCGCTGCGGCCGCCAGCAGGCGCGGTGAGGCCCTCATGGCCGCCTCACCGGGCACCCGTGCGGCGCCCCTCGGCAGCCAGCAGGCGGTCGTTCTCGAATTCGAGCATCAGCCGGACCCAGTCGCCCTCCGCCTCGGCCGGAACCGGGCCGGCGCGGACGGGCTCGACCGGGCGCGCGGGCAGGTTGAGCGGGAGGCTCGGGCGGGCGGCGGCGACGGGCGCGGACTCGGGCGCATCGTAGGCCGGAAACGGAGCGGCGGCGGTCTCATCGGCGACGGGCCGCGCGTCGCCGGCCAGCGCGTAGCGCAGGGCCCGCAGGGGCTCGACGAGCCCCCACCAGACGAATTGCAGGGTGCCCGTCAGGATGTCCTTGTGCCGGCGCCGGCGCAGCTGGAAGCGCTGCATCGCGTCCGCGTCGCCGTACATCAGGCCGGCCAGCGCCACGTAGTCCGGGGCCTGCAGGGCGCCGAAGGTCAGACGGCAGACGGCCTCGTCGCCGTCGCGCACGACGCCCTCCAGGATCACCGGCAGCGGAGCCGCCTGCCGCGCGCCGTCGACGGGGATCACAGTCAGGCTCCCGCTCATGGCGCGCTGGCCGGCGCCGGGCGCGAGCAGTGTGCCCGGCAGGCGCAGGGTGCAGCCCTCGGCGGAGACGCGCGTCACGGAGACGTCGACGGCCCGGCCGCCGAGGCTCAGCACCCCGCGCCGGTCGACCGGCAGGGAGGGCATCCGCTCGAGCTGGCGCCGCTCGGCGCAGACGCCGAGGGCGGCGCCGGCGGTCAGCAGGTTGAAGAAGTTCCAAAGGCCGACCACCAGCATCAGGTTGGTCACGCCAGGCTCGAACAGGTAGCGCCAGCCCGCCACCGCGCAGCCGGCGAGCAACAGCGCGTAGACCGCGAAGAACGGCAGCGCGAGCGGCGACAGGTGGTCGTGGTCGAGGCTGGCGCCCTTGCTCGTGACGTTGAAGGTGGGCTTTCGCGGCGACAGGATCACCGAGGCGATGGCCTTCGAGAGGTAGAGGCCCTGGATGTACTCGTAGAGCTCGGAGACGAAGGGCCAGCGGAACTTGCCGTAGACGTAGTTCTGCATCATCAGGTTGATGATGATGTATGTCGCAGTATAGGCGATGGACTCGGCCACGCTCGCGACGAAGATCTTCAGATCGAAGAAGATGTGCAGTAGCGGTGCGAACATGAACGCGAGCCGCGGCATCGGGAAGAACCAGAAGGTCATGCTCGACAGGTAGGCGATTTTCTGGATTGGCTTGAGCCCCGCCTTCAGGGCGGGGTTCTTCAGGAGCAGGATCTGGAACATGCCCTGGCACCAGCGGGAGCGCTGGCCGATGAAGTCGGCGAGCGTGTCCGGCTGGAGGCCGGCGATCAGCGGCTTGTCCACGTAGGCGCTGGTCCAGCCGCGAGCGTGAAGCTCGAAGGCGGTCTCGCAATCCTCCGTGATGGTGATGCCCGAGAATCCGCCCGCCTCGTCGAGGGCCGCGCGCCTCAGGAGCGCGGCCGAGCCGCAGAAGAAGGAGCCGTTCCACTTGTCGAGCCCGCGCTGCGTCACCGCGTAGAACATCTCGTTCTCGGACGGCATCCGCTCGAAGGTGCGCAGATTCCGCTCGACGGGGTCGGGATTCAGGAAGGCGTGCGGCGTCTGCACGAGGAACAGGCGCGGATCCTCGGCGAAGTAGCCGACCGTCTCGCGCAGGAACGAGCGGAACGGCACGTGGTCGGCGTCGAGCACGACCACAATGTCGCCGCTCGCCTGAGCGAGCCCGTTATTCAGGTTGCCGGCCTTGGCGTGCAGGTTGCGTTCGCGGGTGAGATAGCGGGCGCCGAGTTCGGCGCAGAGCGCCTTAAGCTGGGCCCGGCGAGCCCGCGCCGCCTCGGCCTTCCCGCGGTCCGCATCGGCGCATTTCTGGTCGGTGCCGCCATCGTCGAGGAGCCAGACCGTCAGCTTCTCGGGCGGGTAGTTCATCTGGCGCGCGGCGGCGAGGGTCATCGCGAGGATCGACGCATCCTCGTTGTAGCTCGGGACGAAGACGTCGACGGTGGGAAGCTCGGCGGCCCGCTGCGGCGTCGGCGGCCGGCGGCGCAGGGGGTCGGCGTTGATGATCAGGCTGACGAACAGGATGAAGACGCAGTAGAGCTCCCCGAGGAGGAGGAGCAGCCCGAAGCCGAAGCTGACCGGGTCGCCGGGCGAGGGCAGCGTGTTGGTGACCCGCCACAGGATGTAGCGGAGCACCACGAGGCTTCCCATCGCCAGGAACACGAAGCGCGTGCGCGGCCCGTCGAGGAACAGCCAAAGCCCGATCATCGCCGCCATGGCGGCGAGGCTCATGGCGAGTTGGTTCTGCGTGCCGACGGGCTGGCTCAGGAGGACGAGGCCGGCCGCCGTCGTCCCCATCCATACCAGCCACCGCACCGCACGCATCACGCCTGCATCTCCCGCGCCGCCACTCGGCACATCATCGGATTATGTCCATTTCTCGATCAATCCACGAAATTCCAACCGAAACCCCACGCCAGCGGTATCATTGAAGAACTCAATTAAGTCAGAGATGCTGCGTTTCCAGCAAGAGACAGAGTGTCACTGAGCACAAGTTTCAGCGTGCGATAGAAAATTCTTCCCAGATGATTGTTTCGGCGGATGTACACGCCAAGATTGCTTAAAATTTGCTTCATTCCGTATGGGCAGATGCACGATCCAGGTGATCGAACGGCGCGCCGAGCCACCGACGCACGTCGCCCGTGCCCGCGATTTTTGCGGCCCTGCAAAACAGTTTTCCGGATCCGGAACGGCCGGCGGCCGGCCGGAGCGGCGAATGGCGCCCGGCCAAC carries:
- a CDS encoding glycosyl hydrolase family 8 encodes the protein MTARTGGARRRGSILAAALALTALALAPARAQQPETGAVPPATAQPSTPRPDSPSPPAAGLPLAGTLGDHPGWRAYRARFVTEQGRVIDTANGQISHSEGQGYGMLLAVAASDRASFERIWGWTRANLMVRSDALLAWRWTPDHRPAIADMNNATDGDILVAWALTEAAEAWGEASYRTAARRMAVEFGRKAILFKDPHGPLVLPAVSGFSARERADGPLLNLSYWVFPAFQRLPIVAPEYDWAAVIRSGVDILRQARFGPSGLPTEWISAKDAPRPADGFPALFSYNAIRIPLYLAWAGAGRPEDLAPFRSLWGGLDRERLPIVDTANGRPVEWLTEPGYVALSALVACAQDGTPFPDGMDAVQDNQNYYPTTLHLLALIAARMRYPSCVTR
- a CDS encoding MucR family transcriptional regulator; translated protein: MSEEGLELGGFAALTAEIVSAYLRGNPVPPEELPGLIARVHGTLAGLGNGGAAPAPARTATRAEIERSVTPDYLVSFEDGQRYKTLARHLRRRGLSPEAYRAKWGLPVGYPMIAATYSARRSELARSFQLGRPDRAGPARQTGEDPDPGLAGHAAAGLPVGGEAGDETQRDGPGRDGAVARAGARR
- a CDS encoding cellulose biosynthesis cyclic di-GMP-binding regulatory protein BcsB; this translates as MRASPRLLAAAAAALVLACAGPALTARAQSFLGAGPAERLTVPPAGDAIRSPPPAPRPEAAPAPRPDAGSEAARRLSVQATIAAARRFPAGTRGFRLAGEEDTLQFPVFLTEAQARGPARLRVSYLSAISVAPEVSELTGLVNGTKVGWTRIQAPGAVKVVEFTLPEGLLKGGYNAVSFMASQRHRVDCSTGATYELWTQIDPSRSGLVVAPASDLDLRSLAALEPDESGALPVGIVLTEKPSLERLERMIGAVQAVALVGRLARPAVTFGPPLSGRTGVNLVVGTAAEIRGVEGVEELGPITGPKLALLPPRANRAPVLVVAGANDADIRQAIATLAATGDAAGTPAGTRLASLTRGYSVSGGESLTLDRLGVATREFNGRLLRVGFEIRFPADFVPADYGKVMLHLAGGYAAGLEPSAQIVVDINGRNAASVPLPYARGEVFEDSAIPLPLSLWRPGLNRVEISAHLPTASDRACDTLAPSARQARFLFLDRTRIEVPALARAARSPDLSAIKGGAVPFVAEGIRPRLVLPTPDRDSADAAAMLAARLAIAAKRVIDFEVTSDERSADGAISLVVAPARALSPLTIASVGLDPDQVRRIWEGRAETVATPGQFGAEGVLTLDRMRRNLPMRCALPPATMPLRVASAAAAPPAPAPATAPTPAPAPAGQDPLARWGENLRGPGSVGTILDGARDEVVRRGSEAREAMRDWLRWPTEGEAVPVDPRASLVLAEGAAGQLGGRIVLVTAPNASMLKASVSCLVDPVVWTRLVGRAAFLDASDGSLSIVQPDQVDLVETQPWTLPNFRLVSAAWLSLNPAYYVGMTLLMALCLGLATTSLVRQLGRKNS
- a CDS encoding hybrid sensor histidine kinase/response regulator; amino-acid sequence: MSSENLSGGGRIAEDRFRLLIQAVTDYAIYMLDPTGIVVSWNPGAERFKGYSEAEIIGQHFSRFYTTEDKATDLPRRALETAASEGRFEQEGWRVRKDGTRMWAHVVIDPIRDASGALLGFAKITRDITARQAAQEALRASEERFRILVQGVTDYAIFMLSPEGIVTNWNAGAARIKGYRESDIVGQHFSRFYTEGDRAAGLPARALETALREGKYEAEGWRLRKDGSRFWASVVIDAIRNEMGALVGYAKVTRDITERRSAQQALEKTRAALFQAQKMEALGGLSSGVAHDFNNLLTVVLGNLDLLRRAPEERRARLIDNAVQAVEQGRRLTQQLLTFGRRHVVLPEVVDVNRLILGMDDMLKQSLRGDIHLVFDLAEGVWPVEVDPSQLQIALINLAVNARDAMPEGGRFRIRTENATGPEAGAAASVEIAVSDTGHGMPPDVLARAFEPFFSTKDVGKGTGLGLPQVYGFAQQAHGSVRAASEVGHGTTFTIALPRTDAPATDAEIGAPRPDEMRRPLHILLVEDNPHIAEVAVSVIHERGHAVVSTASAPEALQVLAAGQRFDLVLSDLVMPGGMNGFDLARQVRRRWPDLPILLATGYSDQAEKAIKDGFPLISKPYQPAALLVAIEKAASLVALSPRRDTVVAITRPAADGR
- the bcsN gene encoding cellulose biosynthesis protein BcsN, translating into MRRHRKGDPAARILACCLLLALAGPARAQGASPALHLPGAGAVTAVVETPVRDGFDQRIQFAGGDGRNHAEIALRNETGDLLLAFPPRLSKPSQFGIEGEIAVRFPGQPMRVLAAPRRNAYGPVGLALGPDCLYAWQWFERPRTGPQAGGPSALFGPLPEWRDGRRALSLRIRLCRTERASLGDLVGAVERMAITLPAGLGARSVPAVRRSPAPPRVPLARSRPPAPQAARPAQAEPPPRSEPRSAAPPQPVEQSRIPAPPPPQPSPADTGRRYLAPTGPEAGAPAAAPAVPSVGGPQRYITDGLKPAEPPGPNLMPSPAPGRATGESLSRDLPAEAYQPPANRGP